A region of the uncultured Fibrobacter sp. genome:
CGTGCCGTGGCAAAAGATTCTTGCTTCCATGCGGTAATGCCAAGTCTCGCTTACGGGGAGCATGGGCCAGAAAGGAATGAAGGCCGCGCCGATATTCCAGGAACTGCTTTCTCCATCGGGGGTGACGCTTGCGTCAATGTGTGCGACTCCGCGGCAACTTTCCATGGGGTAGCTTGAAGTGTCTACCGCAAAAGAATACGCTCTTTGCAGATTTGTGTCCAAAACGGATGTCGTTCCTGCGTAAGAAATCGTGATGGGCTCAAAAAACGGGATAGTTTTCGGATAATCTTGTAAGTCGTATTTGGTAAGGCTTGTGGAACATCCCGCAAAATGCATGCCGAAAAGGCCTGCGAATGCCATGAACATCAACGATTTTGACGTAAATAATTTCATTTCTATAAATATAATTATATTTCGTTTCGATGAATTCGACCGCCTATTTTATATCAGATGCGCACCTTGGGGTAAACCCGCCGGGTTCTGTCCCGAATCGCGAACAGGCTCTTGTCCGTTTTATTGAATCGATTCAGGGCAAGGCTTCGCATTTGGTAATTGTGGGCGATTTGTTCGAATTTTGGTACGAATACAATGATTACGTCTGCCGTAACCATATGGATTTGTTCTTTGCCATGCGCGAATTGGTAAAATCCGGCTGCGAAGTCCATTTATTGCAGGGCAATCACGATTTTGCTTATGGGGATTTCTTCCCGAAGTCTCTAGGCGTCCAGACTCATAAGGAGCTGGTGCTTGAAATTCAGGGAAAAAGGGTCTATTTCCGCCATGGCGATGGCGTTGCAAAATCCGACTTCGGTTACCGGTTGTTCCGTCGCGTTCTTGATTTCCCGCTGAATCGATTCCTTTTCCGCCAACTCCATCCGGATTGGGGGATGGCCCTTGCCCGATTTGTGGGCCGGAACAGCCGTAAGGTGGGCGAGTCCCGCGTTATCAAGATGGAAGAATACCTGAATTGGGCGAACCGAATGCTCAAAAAGACGGAATGCTC
Encoded here:
- a CDS encoding UDP-2,3-diacylglucosamine diphosphatase translates to MNSTAYFISDAHLGVNPPGSVPNREQALVRFIESIQGKASHLVIVGDLFEFWYEYNDYVCRNHMDLFFAMRELVKSGCEVHLLQGNHDFAYGDFFPKSLGVQTHKELVLEIQGKRVYFRHGDGVAKSDFGYRLFRRVLDFPLNRFLFRQLHPDWGMALARFVGRNSRKVGESRVIKMEEYLNWANRMLKKTECSFCILGHHHISGIWNVENGTVASAGDWMKKLTYLRMEAGELDILNFDG